GGCGCCGCTGCTCGAGGTGAGTCGGGTCTGTCCCGTGCCGTCGGCGTTCATGACGTAGATGTCGCCGTTGCCGGTCCGGTCGCTCACGAACGCGATCTCGGTGCCGTCGGGAGACCAGGTGGGCTGTCCGTCAGAGGCGGCGTTCGTGGTCAGGCGCACCGGGTTGGTCCCGTCCGCGTTCATGACGTAGATGTCGCCGTTGCCGGTCCGCTCGCTGACGAAGGCGATGCGGGTGGCGTCCGGCGACCAGGAGGGGGAGTGGTCGCGGGCGGCGTTGGTGGTGAGCCTGCGCTCGTTCCCGCCCTCCGCGTCGATCAGGTAGACGTCGGTGTTGAGGTTGCGGATCGAGGTGAAGGCGATCCGGCGCCCGTCGGGGGACGGGTCGGGGATCCCGTCGTGGGCGAGGTTGGAGGTCACCTGACGCTGCTCGGACCCGTCCGGGCGCATCGTGAAGATGTCGGCGTTGCCCACCGCCTTCGAGATGTCGCCCAGCACGCAGGGGATGGGCTGCACGTCGTTGCGGCAGCTGGCGAAGACGATCCTCGTGCCGTCCTCGGAGAAGCGGGGCTGGCCGTCCTCCTTGTCCACCCGGGCCGGGTCGGCGTTGAGCTTGCGCTGTCCGCTGCCGTCGCCGTTCATGATCCACACGTCGTGGTTCCCGGCGGCGTCGCTCTGGAAGGCGATCTTCCCGACGCGCTGGGGCTCGACGACCGCGGGGCCCTCGGCTCCCGCGCCCACGGTGGGCATGAGCCCGACCGCGAGCAGGACGGCGATCAGCGCAGCCGATCTCCTACGACCCTCGGAAGCCCTCCGCGCGCGGCGAAGGCGCCCGTGTGGAGCCCAGACGTCCATATGACCCTCCTGACGATGCCCCGGAAGACGTCCCCATCCTGGTCGGGCCAGGCCGCCCCGTCTGCGTCCTTATACGCACAAGCCCCTCAGACCTGCCTCCCGAGCGGGAGGAGGCATCCCCCGTTCGGGGGAGGGATCAAGGCAGGTTACAGGTCGCGGGTGACTTCCGGTCGGCTCTCAGCGTATGACGGCCCGGCCAGCCCCGCGATCCTCCCGCAGCCACAGGGAGATGTGTCCGGGCTGCATCGTCGTCTCGGTGACCCGGACCAGTTCGGCTCCCAGCGCCTCCAGGTCCAGCTCGTCGCGCAGCCGGGCGGCGAACTCCTCGACGGTCCGGGCGGCGTCGTACGGCCGGCGGTTGAAGCGATGATCCACGATGGACCGCACGCGCCGGAGGACGGGGCCGAAGGCAGCGGCCACGGCGAGGGTGGACACGGCCACCCCCAGGTCGGACGAGCCCACGAACGGGCGCAGGAGCGGGCCCGCCGCCGCGATCGTCCCCCAGTAGAGGAGACCGAGGACGGTGACGACGACCGCATAGGAGAAGGTCCGGCTCACCACCCGGTCGATGTCGTACAGGCGGTACCGCATCACGGCTATGGCGATCCCGGCGGCCATGCCGTTGAGGCTGAGGACCCAGGCCGAGGTGGCGAAGACCGCCCCGGCCAGGCTGTGGCCCGTGACCAGGGCACCCATCATGAGCACCGGGAAGAGAGCCGCCGCGGAGACGAACCACTTCAGCTGCTGTCGTTCGCTCCCACGCGCCCGCACGAACCTCCAGACCGAGTGCCCTATCACCGCCACGGTGATCGCGATCGCCCCTATGAACAGGATCGGGATGACCACCTCGAGCGGGCCGGCGAGCGGCGCGACGGCCAGCGGGTTGGGGATGCGCACGCCCCCTCCCGCCTCGATGAAGCCCCGGGTCGCGTAGGCGACGAACAGGAGACCGAACCACGCGTACGCGCACGCGGCAGGGGTGCGCCACCCCGGCGAGGGGAGCCTGCCCGAGGGGAACAGGAGGACGAGGGTGGGTATGAGGGCCAACCCGATGATGAAGGTGAGCTGACCGAGGAGGGCCGGTGGGGCCGCGTCTCCCCCCGATCGCTGGACACGGTCGGCCAGGCTCAACAGCTGGAGCGCGAGGGGGACCGCGGACCCGATGCCGAGCAGGGTCCAGCCGACCGGGTGGCGGGGCCGCCGGGAAGCCACGATGGCCCCTGAGATGGGGAACCCTACCCAGGCGAGCGTCCACAGCGCGTCCTCGGTCAGGACCGGTCCGTCCCCGAGGAGAGCGGCCACGAGGGGTCCGAGAAGGAGTCCCAGCGACGTGACCGCGACCGCCCACGCGACGGGGGCCGCCAGCCGGGAGACGAGGCTGCGGTGGTGGTCGCGTTCTCCGGTTACCCGCACGCGGTCAAGTTACGCCACCCCGCAGCTCGTCGTGGCCACGTCGCCACGCCCGGGGAGCCGGAGGCCACGACGGTTACGGTCGCCCAGCGCGGACCCCCTGCTCCCGTTGGGAGTCGTCTGTACCCTTGTCTCCCACGAGGCCGAGGAGGAACGATGCTGTTCGCGCTGACCGAGGAGCAGGAGCTGCTCCGCAAGACCGTCCGATCGATCGCCGAGGAGAGGATCGCTCCGCGGGCGGGCGAGATCGACCGCACGGGGGAGTTCCCCTGGGACGTCTTCGAGGTCCTCAAGCGCAACGACCTGCTCGGTCTGCACGTCCCGGAGACGTACGGGGGCTCGGGGGCGGACTCCATCTCCTACTCGATCTACATCGAGGAGATCGCTCGCGTCTGCGCCTCCTCTTCGCTGATCCCGGGTGTGAACAAGCTCGGCTCGATGCCGATCCTCATAGCCGGCTCGGAGGAGCAGAGGACGCGTTACCTCGGCGAGGTGGCCCGCGGAGAAGCGATGGTCTCCTACTGCCTGACCGAGCCGGAGTCCGGTTCCGACGCGGGGGCGATGAAGACGACCGCCCGTCGCACGGGAGACGGGTGGGTCCTGAACGGCACGAAGCGGTTCATCACGAACGCGGGGATCTCGCGGTACTACATCGTCTACGCGAAGACCAACCCCGACGCGGGCACGCGGGGCATCTCGGCGTTCGTGGTCCATGCCGACGACCCCGGGTTCGAGGTGGGCAAGCACGAGGAGAAGATGGGGATCCGAGGCTCCACCACGGCCGAGGTCATCTTCACCGAGTGCGCCATCCCGGCCGACCGGCTGATCGGGGAAGAGGGCCAGGGGTTCAAGATCGCCATGCAGGCGCTCGACCAGACGCGCCTCACCATCGGCGCACAGGCCGTCGGGATCGCGCAGGGGGCGTACGACTTCGCCCGCGGGTACGCGAAGGAGAGGCAGCAGTTCGGACAGCCCATAGCCGGCTTCCAGGCCGTGCAGTTCATGCTCGCGGACATGGCCATGCGGATCGAGGCCGCGCGGCTGCTCACCTACCAGGCCTCGGCGATGGCGGACGCCCGGCACCCCGACCTGGGGCTGCACTCCGCGTACGCGAAGTGCTTCGCCTCCGACACGGCGATGAGCGTCACCACCGATGCCGTGCAGGTCCTCGGAGGGTACGGGTACATCGGCGAGTACCCGGTGGAGCGGATGATGCGGGACGCCAAGATCACCCAGATCTACGAGGGGACCAACCAGATCCAGCGGGTGGTGATCGCCCGCAAGATCCTCTCCTGAACACCCGACGGGAGGGGCGGTCACGTCCGTTTCCCATGGTGTCGGAAGGGCACTGGGGAGAGCCCACACCAGCGAGGCAGGGGAGCGCTCGCGAGGAGGGCAAACCGATGACCGAGATCTTCCGCAACACCGTGATCGCCGAGCACTACGCCCGGCACCGTGACAATCACGACGACGACTTCATCGACCAGCTCGCCGACCAGCTCGGGAGACGAGGCAGCCTGATCGACATCGGCGCCGGTGCGGGAGCCCCGGCCGCCGCCCTGGCCCGCCGCGGGATCGAGGTCACGGCCGTCGAGCCGAGCGCGGCGATGATCGTCCAGGGCCGGAGGCGACACCCTCAGCTCGGCTTCGTCCGGGCCTGCGGGGAGGAGCTCCCCCTCGCGACGGACAGCGCCGACGCGGCGCTCCTGATGTACGTCCTGCACCACGCGGACGACCCGATCGCCGTGCTGGCCGAAGCCGGCCGGGTCGTGCGCCCCGGGGGGAGGATCATCGTCGTGAGCGGCTCGCCGGACTCCGAGCGGCAAGGACTCTTCCGGCGGTACTTCCCGACCCTGCTCCCCGACCCGCCCGCCGCCGACGAGATCTGGTGGTGGGGCCTCGAGGCCGACCTCGAGCTGGGTGGGTGCCGGACCGCCGTCCACCACGTCTACCCGAACCGCGTCCTGGACGAGGACTACCTGCGGATGGTCGAGTGCGAGATGTTCGCCCCCCTCCGGCTGCTCGACCCGGACGCCTTCGACGACGGACTTCAGATGATGAGGGCGGAGCTCGGCCGGCCGCTGCCGCCCCCCGAGGTGAACGTCCTCGAGCTCCACCCAACCGGCGAACGCCCGTTCGGACTGGAACCGGGCTCCTCCCGGTCCGCGTTGCTAATCTGAGGCGGGCCGCTCGGCCCCCACCCGGCAACGCACCAGGAGCACCACCCTGGCTCGTACCAAGCGATACGTCTCCGAAGAAGAAGAGCTGCAGCGCTGGCGCACGGGGCTCGACCAGGCCCTGACCTCGCCCCGGCGCGGCCACCGCGTGCTGCGCGCCCTCGCCACGTCCCTCGTGGTCGTCGGGCTGCTCGGCGCCGGGGGGATCGCCTGGTTCTACAACGACCTCTCCGAGATGATGACCCGCGTCGACGTGAAGCTGGACGCGGCCGCCGGCGGGGCCATGAACGTCCTCGTGATCGGGAGCGACTCCCGGGCCGGCGTCACCGGAGAGGACATCCAGAGGTTCGGCCGGGGCGGACAGAAGCTGGCCGACACCATCATCATCGCCCAGATCGTCCCCGCCGAGACGAGAGGCACGCTCCTTCACTTCCCGCGCGACCTCTGGGTCGATGTGGCGGGCGGCGGCAAGGCCAAGATCAACTCGTCGTACGCGCGCGGCCCACAGGCCGTGATCGACACCGTCCAGGACCTGACCGGCATCCCGATCAACCACTACATCGAGGTGGACTTCCACGGTTTCCGGAGGATGGTCGATGCCATCGGGGGCATCGACGTCTGCCTCGACGAGAGGATGTACGACCCGAAGCTGAACTTCCGGCTCCCAGCCGGTCACAACCACCTGGAGGGCAACGCGGCGCTCACGTTCGTGAGGTCGCGACACTCCTCGGGGGACGGGGACTTCGGACGCATACGCCGCCAGCAGCAGTTCATGCGGGCGGTGGTCCAGAAGGTCGGACGCCCCACCGTGATGGGCAACCCCCTGCGGGTGAAGAGGCTCGGCGAGGCCTTCGCCCAGAACGCGACGGTGGACCCGAACTTCAACCTCGACGACATGCTGCGGCTGGCCCTCAGCGTGAAGCGGGTTGGGGTCGACCAGATAGCGACCCTGTCCGTGCCGGGCCGGCTGTCCAACATGAACCGTCAGTCGGTGGTGATCATGGACGAGCGCAAGGCGCAGCGGATCTTCGAGGCGATGCGCGATGTCCGTGACCCGGCCCGAGCCCTCGCTCCCCACGTCGCCGTCGAGGACGCATCCGGCCGCGGGCTGCTCGAGGAGGTCTCGCAGCAGCTCGAGGCGCGAGGATTCGTCGTCGACCGCAAAGAGACCGTCACCCCCCAGCAGCGGACCGTCGTCTCCTACCCGAAGGAGCTCGCGGAAGAGGGACATCAGGTCGCGGACCACCTCCCCGACGCGAGACGACTGAACCGCGGGACCGACATCGTGGTCCTGATCGGGTCCGACTTCGAGGGGCTCGCAGAGCAGGCCGCGCCCCAACCGGGTGGGGCGCCCGCTCCGGCGGGTGCCTGCGGGTGACGCGGATGCGCGGGCTCGTGCTGGCGGGGGGGACCGGGTCGCGGCTCCGTCCGCTCACCTACACCTCGGCCAAGCAGCTGATCCCGGTGGCGAACAAGCCGATCATCTCCTACGTCCTGGAGGACCTGGCCCGCGCGGGGATCGAGGAGGTGGGGGTGATCATCGCCCCCCAGACGGGCGACGAGATCCGCACGGCCGTGGGCGACGGTTCGGCGTTCGGGCTGCGGATCACCTACATCCTGCAGGACGAGCCGAAGGGGCTGGCCCACGCGGTGCTCACGGCGGAGGGGTACCTGGCGGGCGCCCCGTTCGTGATGTACCTCGGCGACAACCTCCTCGAGGACGGCGTGTCGGGGCTCGTCTCCGAGTTCGAGAGGTCGGGGGCGAACGCGTCCATCGTCCTCACCCGGGTCCCCAACCCGCAGCAGTTCGGCGTCGCCGTCCTCGATGGCGAACGCATCGTCAGGCTCGTCGAGAAACCTGCCGACCCACCGTCCGACCTCGCCCTCGTGGGGGTCTACCTGTTCGACGGGAGCATCTTCGAGTCGGCCCGGCAGATAGAACCCTCCTGGCGCAACGAGCTCGAGATCACGGACGCGATCCAGCACATGGTCGACCTCGGGCTGCGGGTCGTGCCGCACGTCCTGAAGGGCTGGTGGCTGGACACCGGGAAGAAGGACGACATGCTCGACGCCAACCGGACCGTCCTCGAGACGATCGAGCCGCTGATCGAGGGCGAGGTCGACGCCGACTCCAGGCTCGAAGGGCGGGTGATCGTGGGCCCCGGCGCCAAGATCGTCCGGTCACATGTGCGGGGTCCGGTGGCGATAGCGGCCGGCGCCCAGATCGTCGACTCCTACATCGGGCCGTTCACCGCGATCGGCGCGGAGTGCGTGGTGGAGTCCAGCGAGCTCGAGCACTCGATACTGCTCGCGTCCTCGCGGCTGGTCGGCGTGCGACGTGTCACCGACTCCATCCTCGGACGGCGGGCCGAGGTCGTGCGTGACGGAGCCACGCCGGTCGCCTACCGGTTCATGATCGGCGACGAGTCCTCCGTCGGCGTTGTCTGAGCGAACCCCCGCCAGGCCGCCCGCGGTCCTCCTTCGCGACGCGGCCCGCTGGTGCGTCTGGGGGACCCGCGTGGTCGTCCGGGGGGCTGCGGACCTCGGCCGCCTCGTGGCCGGAGGCGGGCTGCACGAGGCGATGCAGCCCTGGATGTCGTTCGAGACGGCCGACCAGGTGCCGTACGCCCAGCTCGCCCGCGACGGCGTGCGCGCGGTCCTGTTCGACCTCGAGAACACGCTGATCCCGCCGGGCGGCCCGTTCACGCCCGACGGACGCGCCATCGTCTCCGCCGTGCGCGACGCGGGGATGGGGATCGGGGTCGTGTCGAACTGCTCGGCCTCCTGGGTGAGGCCCGTCCTCGACGCGGAGGGCATCCCCTTCGTGGCGCCGGCCGGAAAGCCCTCGCCCCGCGCGTTCCTCGAGGGGTGCCGGATGCTCCAGGTCGACCCGGCCGACGCCGTGTACGTGGGGGACCAGGTGATCACGGATATCCTGGGAGCCCAGCGCGCGGGGATGAGAGGGATCCTGCTCCAGCCCCGCTACACGTCCGAGGCGCTGTCCTCGAAGGCCCAGCGCGCGCTGGTCCGGCTGATCGAACGGGTCTGGCCGGGCGACGGAGAGAAGGAGGGACAACCGTGAGGATCCTCGTCACGGGCGCCGCCGGTTTCATCGGCTCGAACTTCGTCCACCACTGGGTGGACGAGCACCCCGACGACCACGTGGTCGCGCTGGACCTGCTCACGTACGCCGGCAACCGGGACAACCTCGCGGGCGTCTCCGACCGGGTGGTCTTCCTCGAGGGAGACATCTGCGACGGCGAGCTGATGAGGCGGATCCTGGAAGAGCATCGGGTCGAGGTCGTCGTCAACTTCGCGGCCGAGTCCCACAACAGCTACTCGGTGGTGAACCCGGGCGTGTTCTTCCGGACGAACGTGATGGGCACCCAGGCCCTCCTCGAGGCCGCTCGCCAGGTGGGAGTGGAGAGGTTCCATCACGTCTCGACGGACGAGGTGTACGGGCAGCTGGAGCTTGACGACCCGCGGGGCTTCGACGAGGAGTGGCCGTACCAGCCGCGATCGCCCTACAGCGCCTCGAAGGCCGGGGGGGACCACGCCGTGCGTGCCTACCACGAGACCTACGGCCTCCCGGTCACGATCACCAACTGCTCGAACAACTACGGCCCCTACCAGTTCCCCGAGAAGCTGATCCCGCTGTTCACCACGAACGCGCTGGACGACAAGCCGCTCCCGATGTACCGCTCGACGAGGAACAGCCGGGAGTGGCTCCATGTGCTCGACCACTGCCGAGCCATCGATCTCGTCCTGCGGGAGGGCCGGGTCGGTGAGACCTACAACGTGGGCAGCGGGGTCG
This sequence is a window from Actinomycetota bacterium. Protein-coding genes within it:
- a CDS encoding acyl-CoA dehydrogenase family protein is translated as MLFALTEEQELLRKTVRSIAEERIAPRAGEIDRTGEFPWDVFEVLKRNDLLGLHVPETYGGSGADSISYSIYIEEIARVCASSSLIPGVNKLGSMPILIAGSEEQRTRYLGEVARGEAMVSYCLTEPESGSDAGAMKTTARRTGDGWVLNGTKRFITNAGISRYYIVYAKTNPDAGTRGISAFVVHADDPGFEVGKHEEKMGIRGSTTAEVIFTECAIPADRLIGEEGQGFKIAMQALDQTRLTIGAQAVGIAQGAYDFARGYAKERQQFGQPIAGFQAVQFMLADMAMRIEAARLLTYQASAMADARHPDLGLHSAYAKCFASDTAMSVTTDAVQVLGGYGYIGEYPVERMMRDAKITQIYEGTNQIQRVVIARKILS
- a CDS encoding class I SAM-dependent methyltransferase, whose translation is MTEIFRNTVIAEHYARHRDNHDDDFIDQLADQLGRRGSLIDIGAGAGAPAAALARRGIEVTAVEPSAAMIVQGRRRHPQLGFVRACGEELPLATDSADAALLMYVLHHADDPIAVLAEAGRVVRPGGRIIVVSGSPDSERQGLFRRYFPTLLPDPPAADEIWWWGLEADLELGGCRTAVHHVYPNRVLDEDYLRMVECEMFAPLRLLDPDAFDDGLQMMRAELGRPLPPPEVNVLELHPTGERPFGLEPGSSRSALLI
- a CDS encoding HAD-IA family hydrolase; amino-acid sequence: MSERTPARPPAVLLRDAARWCVWGTRVVVRGAADLGRLVAGGGLHEAMQPWMSFETADQVPYAQLARDGVRAVLFDLENTLIPPGGPFTPDGRAIVSAVRDAGMGIGVVSNCSASWVRPVLDAEGIPFVAPAGKPSPRAFLEGCRMLQVDPADAVYVGDQVITDILGAQRAGMRGILLQPRYTSEALSSKAQRALVRLIERVWPGDGEKEGQP
- the rfbB gene encoding dTDP-glucose 4,6-dehydratase, which translates into the protein MRILVTGAAGFIGSNFVHHWVDEHPDDHVVALDLLTYAGNRDNLAGVSDRVVFLEGDICDGELMRRILEEHRVEVVVNFAAESHNSYSVVNPGVFFRTNVMGTQALLEAARQVGVERFHHVSTDEVYGQLELDDPRGFDEEWPYQPRSPYSASKAGGDHAVRAYHETYGLPVTITNCSNNYGPYQFPEKLIPLFTTNALDDKPLPMYRSTRNSREWLHVLDHCRAIDLVLREGRVGETYNVGSGVERNIEEITDAILELTGKPASLKTLVDDRPGHDRRYLLDSTKIRRELGWEPRIGFDEGLASTVAWYRDNRDWWEPLRGRAPVVEETAWSRT
- a CDS encoding LCP family protein, yielding MLRALATSLVVVGLLGAGGIAWFYNDLSEMMTRVDVKLDAAAGGAMNVLVIGSDSRAGVTGEDIQRFGRGGQKLADTIIIAQIVPAETRGTLLHFPRDLWVDVAGGGKAKINSSYARGPQAVIDTVQDLTGIPINHYIEVDFHGFRRMVDAIGGIDVCLDERMYDPKLNFRLPAGHNHLEGNAALTFVRSRHSSGDGDFGRIRRQQQFMRAVVQKVGRPTVMGNPLRVKRLGEAFAQNATVDPNFNLDDMLRLALSVKRVGVDQIATLSVPGRLSNMNRQSVVIMDERKAQRIFEAMRDVRDPARALAPHVAVEDASGRGLLEEVSQQLEARGFVVDRKETVTPQQRTVVSYPKELAEEGHQVADHLPDARRLNRGTDIVVLIGSDFEGLAEQAAPQPGGAPAPAGACG
- a CDS encoding glucose-1-phosphate thymidylyltransferase; the protein is MRGLVLAGGTGSRLRPLTYTSAKQLIPVANKPIISYVLEDLARAGIEEVGVIIAPQTGDEIRTAVGDGSAFGLRITYILQDEPKGLAHAVLTAEGYLAGAPFVMYLGDNLLEDGVSGLVSEFERSGANASIVLTRVPNPQQFGVAVLDGERIVRLVEKPADPPSDLALVGVYLFDGSIFESARQIEPSWRNELEITDAIQHMVDLGLRVVPHVLKGWWLDTGKKDDMLDANRTVLETIEPLIEGEVDADSRLEGRVIVGPGAKIVRSHVRGPVAIAAGAQIVDSYIGPFTAIGAECVVESSELEHSILLASSRLVGVRRVTDSILGRRAEVVRDGATPVAYRFMIGDESSVGVV